A single window of Salvia splendens isolate huo1 chromosome 8, SspV2, whole genome shotgun sequence DNA harbors:
- the LOC121743227 gene encoding DNA-directed RNA polymerase V subunit 7-like isoform X2: protein MQWHQRKMYLKSNLSWNVLIPAESLDAGGLMLQKAIITRLMADFAAKKATKDLGYFLALSTVGKIGEGKVRKQSGDVIFPVDFSCITFKVLPGEILEGVVHKILKPGVFLRCGPVETIFLSHQKMDDYQFVPGENPYFMNGKSSKIEKGVVLRFLVIGEKFIEIEKDFRVVGSLEGDYLGPVS, encoded by the exons ATGCA GTGGCACCAAAGGAAGATGTATCTCAAGTCGAATTTGTCATGGAATGTTTTGATTCCTGCTGAGAGCCTCGATGCAGGAGGTCTGATGCTTCAAAAAGCTATAATCACTCGCCTCATGGCTGATTTTGCAGCCAAGAAGGCTACCAAGGACCTCGGTTATTTCCTTGCATTGAGCACAGTGGGGAAGATTGGAGAGGGGAAGGTCCGGAAGCAGTCAGGTGATGTTATCTTTCCTGTAGATTTCAGCTGCATAACCTTCAAGGTACTGCCGGGTGAAATCTTGGAAGGCGTTGTCCACAAAATCCTAAAGCCGGGTGTGTTCCTGAGGTGTGGACCAGTCGAGACCATCTTTCTCTCCCACCAGAAAATGGATGACTACCAATTTGTGCCAGGGGAAAACCCCTACTTCATGAATGGTAAGTCCTCAAAGATCGAGAAGGGCGTGGTGCTGCGTTTCTTGGTGATTGGAGAGAAGTTTATCGAGATTGAGAAAGATTTTCGAGTTGTAGGCAGCCTCGAGGGAGACTACCTTGGGCCTGTTTCTTAG
- the LOC121743227 gene encoding DNA-directed RNA polymerase V subunit 7-like isoform X1, with translation MLLLWHQRKMYLKSNLSWNVLIPAESLDAGGLMLQKAIITRLMADFAAKKATKDLGYFLALSTVGKIGEGKVRKQSGDVIFPVDFSCITFKVLPGEILEGVVHKILKPGVFLRCGPVETIFLSHQKMDDYQFVPGENPYFMNGKSSKIEKGVVLRFLVIGEKFIEIEKDFRVVGSLEGDYLGPVS, from the exons ATGCTGCTCCT GTGGCACCAAAGGAAGATGTATCTCAAGTCGAATTTGTCATGGAATGTTTTGATTCCTGCTGAGAGCCTCGATGCAGGAGGTCTGATGCTTCAAAAAGCTATAATCACTCGCCTCATGGCTGATTTTGCAGCCAAGAAGGCTACCAAGGACCTCGGTTATTTCCTTGCATTGAGCACAGTGGGGAAGATTGGAGAGGGGAAGGTCCGGAAGCAGTCAGGTGATGTTATCTTTCCTGTAGATTTCAGCTGCATAACCTTCAAGGTACTGCCGGGTGAAATCTTGGAAGGCGTTGTCCACAAAATCCTAAAGCCGGGTGTGTTCCTGAGGTGTGGACCAGTCGAGACCATCTTTCTCTCCCACCAGAAAATGGATGACTACCAATTTGTGCCAGGGGAAAACCCCTACTTCATGAATGGTAAGTCCTCAAAGATCGAGAAGGGCGTGGTGCTGCGTTTCTTGGTGATTGGAGAGAAGTTTATCGAGATTGAGAAAGATTTTCGAGTTGTAGGCAGCCTCGAGGGAGACTACCTTGGGCCTGTTTCTTAG
- the LOC121745464 gene encoding protein RETICULATA-RELATED 1, chloroplastic-like isoform X1, giving the protein MSLCIPAGGFTAPHLQRTSRNVAIKFTVFANFSPSNQPSLRIAAENPFRIQCAGPDTATEKTSRPEDFEEPKLDDGGDGDGGGGGEGDDGGGGGEGEDRGGEDEFGPIVNYEEVLMEAESRGVVLPADLIEAAKTEGLLTRYLDLQSAGWPLGFLMRNCSMLRNRMMADPSFLFKVGTEVESVVFQVVIDSCCATVAEYRKRGKEFWAEFELYMADLLVGIVVDVALVGMLAPYARIGKKQIRGGSGFLGSMQLATAALPSSVFEAERPGVKFSLQQRAASLFYKGVLYGAVGFGCGIIGQGIANTIMTAKRSIKKSEEDIPVPPLIKSAALWGVFLGISSNVRYQIINGLENLVEARIPQVAKPFTVGIRFSNNYYGGVQFIEWAKLSGVQ; this is encoded by the exons ATGTCGCTTTGTATTCCGGCTGGTGGATTCACCGCTCCGCATCTCCAACGCACGAGCAGAAACGTCGCTATCAAATTCACCGTTTTCGCCAACTTTTCTCCCTCCAATCAGCCGTCGTTAAGGATCGCCGCCGAGAATCCGTTCCGGATACAGTGCGCCGGTCCGGACACCGCGACGGAGAAGACCAGTCGGCCGGAGGATTTCGAGGAACCGAAACTCGACGACGGTGGCGATGGTGacggcggtggcggtggagaGGGAGAtgacggcggcggtggtggagaGGGAGAAGACCGCGGCGGTGAAGATGAGTTCGGTCCGATCGTGAACTACGAGGAGGTTTTGATGGAGGCAGAGAGCCGCGGCGTGGTGCTGCCGGCTGATTTGATCGAGGCGGCGAAAACGGAAGGGCTTCTCACTAGGTACTTGGATCTTCAG AGTGCAGGCTGGCCGCTAGGGTTTCTAATGAGAAATTGCTCGATGCTGCGGAACCGAATGATGGCTGATCCATCATTTTTGTTTAAAGTTGGAACAGAG GTGGAATCGGTTGTGTTTCAGGTGGTAATTGATTCTTGTTGTGCAACTGTTGCTGAATATAGAAAAAGAGGGAAGGAGTTTTGGGCAGAGTTTGAATTGTATATGGCAGATTTGTTAGTGGGTATTGTCGTTGATGTTGCTTTGGTTGGTATGCTGGCCCCATATGCTCGTATAGGCAAGAAACAAATACGCGGTGGAAGTGGCTTTCTTGGGAGTATGCAGCTGGCTACTGCTGCTCTCCCCAGCAG TGTTTTTGAAGCTGAGAGACCAGGAGTTAAATTTTCATTGCAGCAACGAGCTGCTTCATTATTTTACAAG GGCGTATTATATGGCGCAGTTGGTTTTGGATGTGGTATTATCGGCCAAGGCATAGCAAATACGATCATGACTGCTAAAAG GAGCATCAAGAAGTCAGAGGAGGATATACCCGTGCCCCCCTTAATAAAAAGTGCTGCTCTCTGGG GTGTTTTTCTTGGAATTTCCTCAAACGTCCGTTATCAAATTATAAATGGATTGGAAAATCTCGTTGAAGCTCGAATCCCACAGGTTGCCAAGCCTTTCACGGTGGGCATACGGTTCTCCAATAACTATTACGGTGGAGTGCAGTTCATAGAGTGGGCCAAACTGAGCGGGGTTCAATAA
- the LOC121744433 gene encoding UDP-D-apiose/UDP-D-xylose synthase 2-like, which produces MATARVDLDGNAIKPTTICMIGAGGFIGSHLCEYLMEKTAHRVLAVDVYNDKIKHLLEPTSQWGDRIQFHRLNIKNDSRLEGLIRMADLTINLAAICTPADYNTRPLDTIYSNFIDALPVVKYCSENNKRLIHFSTCEIYGKTIGAFLPKDSPLRQDPSYFLLKEDESPCIFGPIEKQRWSYACAKQLIERLIYAEGAENGLEFTIVRPFNWIGPRMDFIPGIDGPSEGVPRVLACFSNNLLRREPLKLVDGGQSQRTFVYIKDAIEAVILMIENPARANGHIFNVGNPNNEVTVRQLAEMMTQVYAKVSGESSLDTPTVDVSSKEFYGEGYDDSDKRIPDMTIINKQLGWNPKTSLFDLLESTLTYQHRTYAEAVKKATSKPVAS; this is translated from the exons ATGGCGACCGCAAGAGTAGATCTGGACGGCAATGCGATAAAGCCGACGACGATATGCATGATCGGCGCCGGCGGCTTCATCGGCTCGCATCTCTGCGAGTACTTGATGGAGAAGACGGCTCACAGGGTGCTCGCCGTCGACGTCTACAATGACAAGATCAAGCACCTCCTCGAGCCGACCTCGCAGTGGGGAGACCGCATCCAGTTCCACCGCCTCAACATTAAGAACGACTCGCGCCTCGAAGGCCTCATCCGCATGGCAGATCTC ACCATCAATCTTGCTGCTATATGCACTCCAGCTGATTATAACACGCGTCCACTTGATACAATTTACAGCAATTTCATCGATGCTCTGCCTGTG GTCAAATACTGTTCAGAAAACAACAAGCGTCTCATACATTTCTCCACTTGTGAAATTTATGGGAAAACCATTGGTGCTTTCTTGCCAAAAGATAGCCCACTACGGCAG GATCCGAGTTATTTTCTGCTCAAGGAGGATGAATCCCCTTGCATTTTTGGCCCCATTGAGAAGCAGAGGTGGTCATATGCATGTGCCAAGCAGTTGATTGAGAGATTGATTTATG CTGAGGGTGCTGAGAACGGTCTTGAATTTACAATTGTGAGGCCCTTCAACTGGATTGGTCCCAGGATGGATTTCATTCCTGGTATTGATGGCCCCAGCGAAGGTGTTCCGAGAGTTCTTGCTTGCTTTAGCAAT AATCTCTTGAGGCGTGAACCACTGAAGCTTGTTGACGGGGGACAGTCACAGAGAACCTTCGTTTACATTAAGGATGCTATTGAGGCTGTTATTTTGATGATT GAAAACCCAGCTAGGGCTAATGGCCATATTTTCAATGTGGGCAACCCGAACAACGAAGTTACAGTAAGGCAGCTTGCTGAAATGATGACTCAG GTTTACGCAAAGGTGAGCGGTGAATCCTCACTAGACACACCAACAGTAGATGTGAGTTCAAAAGAGTTTTATGGTGAAGGATATGATGACAgtgataagagaattccagacATGACTATCATCAACAAACAACTTG GATGGAATCCGAAGACTTCGCTCTTCGACCTGCTGGAGTCGACCCTTACCTACCAACACAGGACGTATGCTGAGGCAGTGAAGAAGGCAACCTCAAAACCTGTGGCGAGTTAA
- the LOC121743227 gene encoding DNA-directed RNA polymerase V subunit 7-like isoform X3: MYLKSNLSWNVLIPAESLDAGGLMLQKAIITRLMADFAAKKATKDLGYFLALSTVGKIGEGKVRKQSGDVIFPVDFSCITFKVLPGEILEGVVHKILKPGVFLRCGPVETIFLSHQKMDDYQFVPGENPYFMNGKSSKIEKGVVLRFLVIGEKFIEIEKDFRVVGSLEGDYLGPVS; encoded by the coding sequence ATGTATCTCAAGTCGAATTTGTCATGGAATGTTTTGATTCCTGCTGAGAGCCTCGATGCAGGAGGTCTGATGCTTCAAAAAGCTATAATCACTCGCCTCATGGCTGATTTTGCAGCCAAGAAGGCTACCAAGGACCTCGGTTATTTCCTTGCATTGAGCACAGTGGGGAAGATTGGAGAGGGGAAGGTCCGGAAGCAGTCAGGTGATGTTATCTTTCCTGTAGATTTCAGCTGCATAACCTTCAAGGTACTGCCGGGTGAAATCTTGGAAGGCGTTGTCCACAAAATCCTAAAGCCGGGTGTGTTCCTGAGGTGTGGACCAGTCGAGACCATCTTTCTCTCCCACCAGAAAATGGATGACTACCAATTTGTGCCAGGGGAAAACCCCTACTTCATGAATGGTAAGTCCTCAAAGATCGAGAAGGGCGTGGTGCTGCGTTTCTTGGTGATTGGAGAGAAGTTTATCGAGATTGAGAAAGATTTTCGAGTTGTAGGCAGCCTCGAGGGAGACTACCTTGGGCCTGTTTCTTAG
- the LOC121745464 gene encoding protein RETICULATA-RELATED 1, chloroplastic-like isoform X2 — protein MSLCIPAGGFTAPHLQRTSRNVAIKFTVFANFSPSNQPSLRIAAENPFRIQCAGPDTATEKTSRPEDFEEPKLDDGGDGDGGGGGEGDDGGGGGEGEDRGGEDEFGPIVNYEEVLMEAESRGVVLPADLIEAAKTEGLLTRYLDLQSAGWPLGFLMRNCSMLRNRMMADPSFLFKVGTEVVIDSCCATVAEYRKRGKEFWAEFELYMADLLVGIVVDVALVGMLAPYARIGKKQIRGGSGFLGSMQLATAALPSSVFEAERPGVKFSLQQRAASLFYKGVLYGAVGFGCGIIGQGIANTIMTAKRSIKKSEEDIPVPPLIKSAALWGVFLGISSNVRYQIINGLENLVEARIPQVAKPFTVGIRFSNNYYGGVQFIEWAKLSGVQ, from the exons ATGTCGCTTTGTATTCCGGCTGGTGGATTCACCGCTCCGCATCTCCAACGCACGAGCAGAAACGTCGCTATCAAATTCACCGTTTTCGCCAACTTTTCTCCCTCCAATCAGCCGTCGTTAAGGATCGCCGCCGAGAATCCGTTCCGGATACAGTGCGCCGGTCCGGACACCGCGACGGAGAAGACCAGTCGGCCGGAGGATTTCGAGGAACCGAAACTCGACGACGGTGGCGATGGTGacggcggtggcggtggagaGGGAGAtgacggcggcggtggtggagaGGGAGAAGACCGCGGCGGTGAAGATGAGTTCGGTCCGATCGTGAACTACGAGGAGGTTTTGATGGAGGCAGAGAGCCGCGGCGTGGTGCTGCCGGCTGATTTGATCGAGGCGGCGAAAACGGAAGGGCTTCTCACTAGGTACTTGGATCTTCAG AGTGCAGGCTGGCCGCTAGGGTTTCTAATGAGAAATTGCTCGATGCTGCGGAACCGAATGATGGCTGATCCATCATTTTTGTTTAAAGTTGGAACAGAG GTGGTAATTGATTCTTGTTGTGCAACTGTTGCTGAATATAGAAAAAGAGGGAAGGAGTTTTGGGCAGAGTTTGAATTGTATATGGCAGATTTGTTAGTGGGTATTGTCGTTGATGTTGCTTTGGTTGGTATGCTGGCCCCATATGCTCGTATAGGCAAGAAACAAATACGCGGTGGAAGTGGCTTTCTTGGGAGTATGCAGCTGGCTACTGCTGCTCTCCCCAGCAG TGTTTTTGAAGCTGAGAGACCAGGAGTTAAATTTTCATTGCAGCAACGAGCTGCTTCATTATTTTACAAG GGCGTATTATATGGCGCAGTTGGTTTTGGATGTGGTATTATCGGCCAAGGCATAGCAAATACGATCATGACTGCTAAAAG GAGCATCAAGAAGTCAGAGGAGGATATACCCGTGCCCCCCTTAATAAAAAGTGCTGCTCTCTGGG GTGTTTTTCTTGGAATTTCCTCAAACGTCCGTTATCAAATTATAAATGGATTGGAAAATCTCGTTGAAGCTCGAATCCCACAGGTTGCCAAGCCTTTCACGGTGGGCATACGGTTCTCCAATAACTATTACGGTGGAGTGCAGTTCATAGAGTGGGCCAAACTGAGCGGGGTTCAATAA
- the LOC121744783 gene encoding AP-2 complex subunit alpha-1-like has product MALSGMRGLSVFISDIRNCQNKELERLRVDKELGNIRTRFKHEKGLSPYEKKKYVWKMLYIYMLGYDVDFGHMEAVSLISAPKYPEKQVGYIVTSCLLNENHDFLRLAINTVRNDIIGRNETFQCLALTLVGNIGGREFAESLAPDVQKLLLSSSCRPLVRKKAALCLLRLFRKNPDVVNVDGWSDRMAQLLDERDLGVLTSSMSLLVALVSNNHEAYWSCLPKCVKTLERLARNQDIPQEYTYYGIPSPWLQVKTMRALQYFPTVEDPNTRRSLFEVLQRILMGTDVVKNVNKNNASHAVLFEALALVMHLDAEKEMMSQCVALLGKFIAVREPNIRYLGLENMTRMLMVTDVQDIIKRHQAQIITSLKDPDISIRRRALDLLYGMCDVSNAKDIVEELLQYLSTADFAMREELSLKAAILAEKFAPDLSWYVDVILQLIDKAGDFVSDDIWFRVVQFVTNNEDLQPYAAMKAREYLDKPAIHETMVKVSAYILGEYSHLLARRPGWSPREIFNIIHEKLPTVSTPTISILLSTYAKILMHTQPPDAELQKQIWAIFRKYESCIDAEIQQRAVEYLALSMKGAALMDILAEMPKFPERQSSLIRKAEDSEADTAEQSAIKLRAQQQTSNALVLTDQRPENGTQPAPQLGLVKVPTMTNTDESTSGQGLAHANGTLAVVDPQPRTSTPSPDLLGDLLGPLAIEGPPGTAPQSDPSVHSSLEGGSNLDALALAPVEEQTSTVQPIGDIGEKFRALCLKDSGVLYEDVYIQIGIKADWRGHHGRVILFLGNKNTAPLVSVQALILPPSHLKTELSLVPDTIPPRAQVQCPLEVVNLQPSRDSAVLDFSYKFGANVVNVKLRLPAVLNKFLQPILVSPEEFFPQWRSLSGPPLKLQEVVRGVRPMLLAEMTNLFSSLHLTVCPGLDPNANNLVVSTTFYSESTRAMLCLIRIETDPADRTQLRMTVASGDPALTFELKEFIKEQLISIPVPSRSPAPAMPPQAQPITPPTPASDPGAILAGLL; this is encoded by the exons ATGGCGCTTTCCGGCATGAGAGGGTTATCGGTTTTCATCAGCGACATCCGGAACTGTCAGAATAAGGAGCTGGAGCGCCTTCGTGTTGATAAGGAGCTCGGAAACATTCGAACTCGCTTTAAGCACGAGAAG GGATTGTCACCTTATGAGAAGAAGAAATATGTCTGGAAAATGCTTTACATTTATATGCTAGGATATGATGTTGATTTTGGTCACATGGAAGCTGTTTCTTTAATATCTGCACCAAAGTATCCTGAAAAACAG GTTGGCTACATCGTGACATCATGTCTTCTAAACGAGAATCACGATTTCCTGAGATTAGCAATTAATACTGTCCGCAATGACATTATTGGCCGCAACGAGACTTTTCAGTGTCTTGCCTTGACATTG GTTGGAAACATTGGCGGCAGAGAATTTGCTGAATCTCTGGCTCCTGATGTTCAAAAATTACTT TTATCTAGCAGCTGCAGACCACTTGTTAGGAAGAAGGCTGCACTATGTCTGCTGCGCCTCTTTAGAAAAAATCCTGATGTGGTTAACGTGGATGGCTG GTCGGATAGGATGGCACAGCTATTAGATGAACGTGATTTAGGAGTACTGACTTCTTCTATGAGTCTCTTAGTTGCTTTAGTGTCCAACAACCATGAGGCATACTGGAGTTGTCTACCAAAATGTGTTAAGACCCTGGAAAGACTTGCTAGAAATCAGGATATTCCACAAGAATACACTTATTATGGTATTCCTTCGCCTTGGCTTCAG GTTAAGACTATGAGGGCTCTCCAATattttccaactgttgaagatCCAAATACAAGAAGGTCATTGTTTGAG GTTCTGCAAAGGATACTAATGGGAACTGATGTTGTGAAAAATGTAAACAAGAATAATGCGTCACATGCTGTTCTTTTTGAAGCTCTTGCTCTT GTCATGCATCTTGATGCTGAGAAAGAAATGATGTCTCAATGTGTTGCACTGCTTGGAAAATTTATTGCTGTTCGTGAACCTAATATAAGATACCTTGGCTTG GAGAACATGACTCGGATGTTGATGGTCACAGATGTGCAAGATATTATTAAAAGACATCAAGCTCAGATCATTACTTCACTGAAGGATCCCGATATCAG TATCAGGAGACGTGCCCTTGATTTACTGTATGGCATGTGTGATGTTTCAAATGCAAAGGACATAGTTGAAGAATTATTACAG TATCTTAGCACAGCAGACTTTGCAATGCGGGAAGAATTGTCACTTAAAGCTGCAATTCTTGCAGAGAAGTTTGCCCCGGACTTGTCATG GTATGTGGATGTGATTCTTCAGTTGATAGATAAGGCAGGGGATTTTGTAAGCGATGACATTTGGTTCCGTGTCGTGCAGTTCGTTACAAATAATGAGGATTTACAG CCATATGCAGCTATGAAAGCCCGAGAGTACCTTGACAAGCCTGCCATTCATGAGACGATGGTGAAG GTCAGTGCATACATCCTTGGAGAATATAGTCATCTTCTAGCCAGACGACCAGGATGGAGTCCAAGGGAAATTTTCAACATTATACATGAGAAACTGCCCACTGTTTC GACACCAACAATTTCTATCCTTCTTTCCACGTATGCAAAGATTTTAATGCACACTCAACCACCTGACGCGGAGCTACAGAAGCAAATCTGGGCAATCTTCAGAAA GTATGAGAGTTGTATTGATGCTGAAATACAGCAACGTGCAGTTGAATATCTTGCTTTGAGCATGAAAGGTGCAGCTCTAATGGATATACTTGCTGAAATGCCAAAGTTCCCTGAGAGACAG TCATCATTGATAAGAAAAGCTGAAGATTCTGAGGCTGATACAGCCGAGCAAAGTGCAATTAAATTGCGGGCACAGCAGCAGACCTCTAATGCTTTGGTACTTACTGATCAACGCCCTGAAAATGGGACCCAACCTGCACCCCAACTTGGTCTTGTGAAGGTGCCTACCATGACTAACACG GATGAAAGCACCTCTGGACAAGGATTAGCACATGCAAATGGGACTTTGGCAGTAGTGGATCCCCAACCTCGTACTAGTACACCGTCTCCTGACCTCCTTGGAGATCTTTTAGGGCCATTAGCTATTGAAGGCCCTCCAGGTACTGCTCCTCAATCTGATCCAAGTGTACATTCCAGTTTGGAAGGTGGTTCGAATCTAGATGCTTTAGCCCTGGCACCTGTTGAAGAGCAGACTAGTACAGTTCAG CCAATTGGTGATATTGGGGAAAAATTCCGTGCATTATGCCTGAAGGATAGTGGTGTTCTATATGAGGATGTCTATATCCAG ATTGGCATAAAAGCCGACTGGCGAGGTCATCATGGTAGAGTTATTCTCTTCTTGGGAAATAAGAACACTGCACCTTTAGTGTCAGTGCAAGCATTGATATTGCCCCCATCACATCTAAAGACAGAGCTCTCTCTAGTACCGGATACTATTCCCCCAAGGGCGCAG GTTCAATGTCCACTTGAAGTAGTCAACCTCCAACCAAGCAGAGATTCAGCTGTGCTGGACTTCTCATACAAGTTTGGAGCCAATGTG GTCAATGTAAAACTTCGCCTTCCCGCTGTCTTGAACAAGTTTCTTCAGCCAATTTTGGTTTCTCCTGAGGAATTTTTCCCACAATGGAGATCACTCTCAGGACCTCCACTGAAGCTGCAAGAAGTT GTTAGAGGTGTTAGACCCATGCTGCTTGCAGAAATGACAAACTTATTTAGCAGTTTGCACCTGACAGTGTGCCCTGGCCTC GATCCCAATGCTAATAATTTAGTAGTCAGCACTACATTCTACTCCGAAAGCACTCGAGCCATGCTATGCTTG ATAAGAATAGAAACAGATCCAGCAGACAGAACACAGCTGCGAATGACCGTTGCATCAGGAGATCCGGCACTCACATTCGA ATTGAAGGAGTTTATTAAGGAACAATTAATCAGCATCCCTGTTCCTTCTCGATCACCTGCACCAGCGATGCCACCTCAAGCACAGCCGATAACTCCACCAACTCCCGCCTCAGATCCTGGAGCTATTCTTGCTGGCTTGCTGTGA